From a single Anabas testudineus chromosome 5, fAnaTes1.2, whole genome shotgun sequence genomic region:
- the LOC113153891 gene encoding kazrin-A-like — MSVWRAGAVQAWLEVVMGMPMYIRACSENVKSGKVLLGLTDEDLELGLGIVNPIHRRKLRLAIEDYRRAEGDQGLSKASEMDHHWVATSWLSDVGLPQYSQTFQSHLVDGRVLNSLSRRDLERFLNIGDQFHQTSILLAIQLLQMLSFDKEALQARRTKCDHQDWDPIVWTCHRVMKWIRDIDLKEYADNLQGKGIHGAVMALDPSFDTDAMAKALGIPSNKHMLHRHLYEEMKLLAVPHSNAEQSNEVIGSSSPVAVNRFAEDRVSVRRTSKSPLRLRANSQSVERSLGFHGSCGSLPREARLQAVPRTKGSPMHTYKSVEITNV, encoded by the exons ATGTCAGTGTGGAGGGCAGGTGCAGTCCAGGCGTGGCTGGAGGTTGTTATGGGAATGCCTATGTACATCCGAGCCTGCTCTGAAAACGTCAAAAGTGGCAAG GTGCTGCTTGGACTGACAGATGAGGATTTAGAGCTGGGTCTGGGCATCGTTAACCCGATTCATCGCAGGAAGTTAAGACTGGCCATTGAGGATTACAGAAGAGCAGAAGGAGATCAAGG ACTTTCAAAAGCCTCTGAAATGGACCATCACTGGGTCGCAACATCGTGGCTGAGTGACGTGGGGCTGCCTCAATATTCCCAAACTTTCCAGAGTCACTTAGTGGATGGACGCGTCCTGAACTCTCTGAGCCGCCGAGACCTTGAGAGGTTTCTCAACATCGGCGACCAGTTCCACCAGACTAGCATACTTCTGGCaatccagctgctgcagatgctcAGCTTTGATAAAGAG gcCCTGCAGGCACGACGGACAAAATGCGATCACCAAGACTGGGACCCCATTGTTTGGACATGTCACAGAGTAATGAAGTGGATCAGAGACATAGATCTCAAG GAGTATGCAGACAATCTTCAGGGTAAAGGGATCCATGGAGCCGTGATGGCCCTGGACCCGTCCTTTGACACAGACGCCATGGCCAAAGCCCTGGGAATCCCCAGcaacaaacacatgctgcatCGACACCTGTATGAAGAGATGAAATTACTCGCTGTTCCTCATAG CAATGCAGAACAGAGTAACGAGGTTATCGGTTCTTCTTCACCTGTGGCCGTGAACCGCTTTGCTGAAGACAGGGTGTCTGTCAGAAGAACAAGCAAG AGTCCACTGAGGTTACGTGCAAACAGCCAGTCAGTGGAGCGAAGCCTGGGCTTTCACGGCAGCTGTGGCTCTCTGCCCAGAGAGGCAAGACTGCAGGCTGTACCCCGGACCAAAGGCAGCCCGATGCACACCTACAAGAGTGTGGAAATCACCAACGTCTGA